A genomic window from Tolypothrix sp. PCC 7910 includes:
- a CDS encoding DUF3122 domain-containing protein gives MKSAQALLRQHHASPGILRYHSQVSIKDEFGYAWQVLLFKQNYNSVVPDLRLRLVGFPGVVEIAHPQALEIETVSGKLLLASDAYALNTPAPNVGEYELTNILPKLPTTDALKLYVPISAKKPLVLNIPNTIVTEWQWLVTEID, from the coding sequence GTGAAATCAGCTCAGGCGCTACTGCGTCAGCATCACGCTTCACCTGGTATTTTGCGTTACCATTCCCAAGTATCTATCAAAGATGAATTCGGATATGCTTGGCAAGTGCTGTTATTTAAACAGAATTACAATAGTGTAGTTCCAGACTTAAGGTTGCGCTTGGTGGGATTTCCTGGTGTAGTTGAAATTGCTCACCCCCAAGCATTAGAAATTGAAACAGTCAGCGGAAAATTGCTTTTAGCATCCGATGCTTATGCTTTGAATACACCTGCACCCAATGTAGGCGAATATGAATTAACAAATATTTTACCTAAATTACCAACAACCGATGCTCTCAAACTTTATGTGCCAATCTCTGCTAAAAAGCCACTAGTTCTTAACATACCCAACACCATAGTAACTGAGTGGCAATGGTTAGTAACAGAGATTGATTAA
- a CDS encoding MAPEG family protein has protein sequence MSPWTSLITTLSLLLYFVITINVGRARARYKILPPQMTGDANFERVLRVQQNTIEQMIFFLPALWIFSFYVNSLWGAAIGAIWLVGRVAYAWGYYQAAEKRMIGFVISTFSSVVLLLGALVGCILSLMHS, from the coding sequence ATGTCGCCCTGGACGAGTCTGATAACTACTTTGTCATTGCTGTTGTACTTCGTAATCACAATTAATGTTGGTCGAGCTAGAGCCAGATATAAAATACTACCACCCCAAATGACAGGAGATGCTAACTTTGAACGAGTGCTGCGCGTCCAGCAAAATACCATAGAGCAAATGATTTTTTTTCTACCAGCTTTATGGATATTCTCTTTCTACGTTAACTCTTTGTGGGGGGCTGCAATTGGTGCTATCTGGCTTGTAGGTAGAGTTGCTTACGCTTGGGGATACTACCAAGCTGCTGAAAAACGCATGATTGGCTTTGTCATCAGTACTTTCAGTAGTGTAGTGCTACTTTTGGGTGCGCTCGTTGGCTGTATCTTGTCTTTGATGCATTCATAA
- a CDS encoding transposase family protein, with amino-acid sequence MISIFDYIQKYPRRAKQLLGISYDQFTDLVNYAKNSHEEEQLKLEQKKVRIHRRGGGRKELLSIPEQVCLCLFYLRQIPTFEVLGIMFGISKTLSNDTFHYWRKILRKILPSSLIEQVENKEGDLLIIQEILTNFKLLVDSVEQPIDRPSDNEEQKKFFSGKKKQHTIKNQIVSLPEGKDIIDVTVGSPGPTADIKLFREQQTKFDEKQEFTGDKAYQGGNNITTPHKKKRKQQLNEQQKEENKALSSKRIFVEHLIRIVKIFQVASQRFRLNADVYNEIVLLVCGLVRLRIGTFVLPNSAIN; translated from the coding sequence ATGATTAGTATATTTGATTATATACAAAAGTATCCACGAAGAGCAAAGCAACTTTTGGGGATTAGTTATGACCAATTTACTGACCTTGTAAACTATGCTAAAAACAGTCATGAAGAAGAACAACTCAAATTGGAACAGAAGAAAGTTAGAATACATCGTCGTGGAGGTGGACGCAAAGAATTATTATCCATCCCAGAACAAGTATGTTTGTGCTTGTTTTATCTGAGACAAATACCCACATTTGAAGTTTTAGGAATAATGTTTGGTATATCAAAAACTTTATCTAATGATACTTTTCATTACTGGAGAAAAATATTACGTAAGATTCTCCCTTCTAGTTTAATAGAGCAAGTAGAAAATAAAGAAGGAGATTTGCTCATTATACAAGAAATATTAACGAATTTTAAGTTGCTAGTTGATAGCGTAGAACAGCCTATAGATAGACCATCTGACAACGAAGAACAGAAAAAGTTCTTTTCGGGAAAGAAAAAACAGCATACTATAAAAAACCAGATAGTTTCCTTGCCAGAGGGAAAAGATATTATTGATGTTACAGTAGGCTCTCCAGGGCCAACAGCAGACATAAAATTATTTAGAGAGCAACAAACAAAATTTGATGAAAAACAAGAATTTACGGGAGATAAAGCGTATCAAGGTGGGAATAATATTACTACCCCTCATAAGAAGAAAAGAAAACAACAATTAAATGAACAACAAAAAGAAGAAAATAAAGCTCTATCAAGTAAGCGTATATTTGTTGAGCATTTAATACGTATTGTAAAAATTTTCCAAGTGGCATCACAAAGATTTAGATTAAATGCTGATGTTTATAATGAAATAGTTTTGTTAGTTTGTGGTCTAGTAAGACTGCGAATTGGCACTTTCGTATTACCGAATAGCGCCATAAATTAG